The Macaca nemestrina isolate mMacNem1 chromosome 12, mMacNem.hap1, whole genome shotgun sequence genome contains a region encoding:
- the LOC105468624 gene encoding hemoglobin subunit beta, with amino-acid sequence MVHLTPEEKNAVTTLWGKVNVDEVGGEALGRLLVVYPWTQRFFESFGDLSSPDAVMGNPKVKAHGKKVLGAFSDGLNHLDNLKGTFAQLSELHCDKLHVDPENFKLLGNVLVCVLAHHFGKEFTPQVQAAYQKVVAGVANALAHKYH; translated from the exons ATGGTGCATCTGACTCCTGAGGAGAAGAATGCCGTCACCACCCTGTGGGGCAAGGTGAACGTGGATGAAGTTGGTGGTGAGGCCCTGGGCAG GCTGCTGGTGGTCTACCCTTGGACCCAGAGGTTCTTTGAGTCCTTTGGGGATCTGTCCTCTCCTGATGCTGTTATGGGCAACCCTAAGGTGAAGGCTCATGGCAAGAAAGTACTTGGTGCCTTTAGTGATGGCCTGAATCACCTGGACAACCTCAAGGGTACCTTTGCCCAGCTCAGTGAGCTGCACTGTGACAAGCTGCATGTGGATCCTGAGAACTTCAAG CTCCTGGGCAACGTGCTGGTGTGTGTGCTGGCCCATCACTTTGGCAAAGAATTCACCCCGCAAGTGCAGGCTGCCTATCAGAAAGTGGTGGCTGGTGTGGCTAATGCCCTGGCCCACAAGTACCACTAA